The following nucleotide sequence is from Catonella massiliensis.
AAGGTTCAGAAGAAAATAGCCTATATTCCGCAGACTTCTGAGGTAAACTGGGACTTTCCGACCACTGTTATGGATGTGGTGCTAATGGGCAGATATGTACACCTAGGCTGGTTTAGACATCCCGGAAGGGAGGATAGGAAAAAGGCAGAGGCTGCGCTAAAAAGAATAGGCATGTATGACTATAGGGACAGACAGATATCAAAGCTCTCAGGAGGACAGAGGCAGAGAGTATTTATAGCAAGGTTAATAGCACAGGAGGCGGATATTTACTTTATGGACGAGCCTCTTGCGGGCATAGATAAGGTTACGGAGAAGGTAATCATAGATTTTATTAAAGAAGAGCAGAAAAAGGGGAAAACTGCAGTAATAGTCCACCACGACCTCGCCACCATAAGGGAATATTTTGACCATGTTGTAATTATCAACAAAAAGGTAGTAGCCACGGGCAGGGTTAGTGAGGCGTTTACAAATGAAAACTTAGAAAAGGCGATGATGAAAAATGCTTAACATGGACATACTTACAAGCTATTCATTTATCATAGTTGGCAGCGGGACTTTTTTGCTTGCAGCCATAGCAGGGGCTGTGGGCTGTATTACAGTACTTAAGGGACAGTCTCTGATAGGAGATGCCATAGGACATGCTGCATTTCCGGGTATAATCCTGTCTTTTATGCTTTTTATGCAGAGGGAGCCTGTGCTTTTAACGCTGGGAGCAGTAGCCTCCGGCGCTACAGCCTTCATGCTCATCCAGGTCATAAAGGAGAATTCAAAGCTTAAATTAGATGCGATACTTGCAGTAGTTTTATCGTCATTTTTTGGAGTGGGAATGGTGCTAAAAAGCTACATTCAGGGTAACAGCAATTATAAAGATGCTGCTCAGTCGGGGCTTTCAAGCTATATCTTTGGACAGGCAGCATATATAATGAAAGATGATGTGAAGCTCATAGTGTATATTGGTGTTCCTACTTTGCTTTTGCTTGTTTTATTTTATAAAGAAATCAAGCTGTTTTTATTTGATGAAATATATGCAAAGACCATAGGAATAAGAACGGTTTTGCTGTATGGGATAATTCTTATAATGACAATGGGAATAATAGCCGCAGGGCTTAAGCTTGTTGGTGCGATCCTCATATCATCACTGCTTATAATACCCGCAATTACAGCTCTTCAATGGAGTGAAAAATTCAGTCGGGTACTTATAATAGCGGGTGTGGTTGGCGGAGTATCAGCACTTATCGGAACTTATATTTCAACGGCTTTTAACGGAATGAGCACAGGTGCAACCATAATACTCATAATGGGAAGCTTTGCAATCATTTCTCTTGTAACAGGGCCGCATGGGATGATAAAGAACCTTAGGATGAGGAGGCATGGAGGAAATGATTGAGTCATTAATATCTTACTTTGCCATATCCTACGAGTCTTACTTTGTACTTCTTACAACTGCCGCAGCCTGTGCGGTGTTAAGTCCGTTTTTGGTCTTAAGGAAGCTTTCAATGGTTTCAGATGCCATTTCGCATTCTGTTTTACTGGGCATAGTTATTGCATTTTTCATAGTAAAGGATGTGGGTTCTCCGTTTTTAATAGTGGGAGCGGCGATATTTGGCGTGATTACAGTATTTGCGGTAGAATTACTTTCGGGAACAGGACTTGTAAAAAATGATGATGCGGTTGGTATAGTCTTCCCGATGTTTTTTGCCCTTGCAGTAGTTCTGATTACGAAATTTGCAAGGAATGTACATCTGGATACAGACGTAGTGCTGATGGGAGAGGTCATCATTGCGCCGTTAAACAGGATAGAATTTATGGGAATCGACCTCTCTAAGGCATTTGTACAGATGGGAATATTGCTTGTGGTAAACTTGCTCTTTGTCATAATTTTCTTTAAGGAACTTAAGGTAACTACCTTTGACAGAGGGTTTGCAAAGCTTGCAGGGTTTTCTTCGGGAACTTTATTTTATGCACTGATGACTCTTTCATCGCTTACAGCGGTTACAGCCTTTGATGCGGTTGGGGCTATTTTAGTGGTTTCGTTTTTGATTACTCCGGGGGCGGCAGCCTATCTTGTAAGCAAAGATTTGAAGGTGATGATAACCATATCTGTTGGCTATGCGGTTATCAATTCTAGTATAGGCTATGTGCTTTCGCTTCTTATGAATGTATCTATGTCGGGAATGACGGCAGCAGTCGCAGGAGTTACATTTTTGCTTACCTTTTTGTTTAATAGAGAGGGGCTGATTACTGCTATATTTATAAGGCTTAAGAGAAAGAGTGAGTTAAAATCCGAACTTTTCCTTACCCATATAGGTAACCATTCAGGCAAAAAGGAGGAAAGAGAGGAGCTGGGCTTAGATTCAATCAGAGACCATCTTAAGTGGAAACAGGCTGAGGTTGATAAGACAGCAGGAAGACTTATAAATAATGGGTTAATAAGAATAGATACAGATAAGAATATTTATGATTTGACTGAGAGAGGCAGGGAGAAGTTTGTAGAGATTGGGGAATAAATCCTACGGAATATAACACAAAGCCTAATTAAATCAATTGAAAAACTATCACTATAGTGATATAATCAAAGCAACCGCAAAAAGGGGGTTAAAAGATGGAAGATTATATCACTATTTTTCATGGTTCAGAGAAAATTATCGAGCATCCAATATGGGGTGAAGGCAGGAAGAATAATGACTTTGGGATAGGCTTTTATTGTACTGAAAGTCTTGAACTGGCAAAAGAATGGGCAGTATCATCTTTACGCGATGGGTTTGCCAATAAATACACACTTGATACCAAATATCTAAATATATTGAATTTAAATAGTTCTGCTTACACTATACTTAACTGGATTGCTGTGTTAGTGGAGCATCGCTTATTTTCAATTACAACGCCTGTCGCAAGAAAGGCAAAAAGCTATCTTGTTGAAAAGTTTGGCGTAAATGTCAATGCCTTTGATATTATTAGGGGCTATCGTGCGGATGATTCATATTTTGACTATGCAGAGTCGTTTATCAATAATGCTATTTCTGTCGAACAGCTTGCACAGGCTATGAAGCTTGGCAAATTAGGAGAGCAGATTGTTATCAAATCAAAGTATGCATTTACAAAGCTAAAGTACAAAGGTTTTGAGGTTGCAGAACAGGGAAAATATTATGTACATCGCAAATCGAGAAATGATGAGGCTAATAGGCAGTATTTTGAAATGTTGGATAAAGAAAGCGACGGACTATATATTCAGGATATTATAAGAGGAGGCATAACAAATGACAATCCATGCATACCAAGAAATATATCTGAGTAAAGCACAGTCAGTACTTGGGACTGCTTTTGATTACGCTGTAAACGATTGTGGAATATTAGGTGATGACTTTGTAAAACTATTTGCAACAAGTTCTGTAAGCAGACATATTGAAAATGGGGAAGCATCCAGTATAGTGGGCAAAAGCGGCATTGAAATTGTGAGAGAAATTGTATTTGAGACTAAAGGAGAAATACTTGAGGTAGAGGCTAAAGAGTCCTATGGACGTAGTGAGGAGTACTGGATTGGCTGGGTTGTAGCCTATTATCAATGGTATACAAACAGGAAATTTAGCGAAATATTAAGAGCTGTGTCATTTGAAGATTTACAGAGAATGTACCATACCTTACATGAGGCAGACATAACAAAATCAGCTGAAATTATAGACGAGAGGGTGAAGAGCTTTTTTCCTGAAACAAACTTAAAACGGTTTCGTAAAACCTATGGTTGTTCTCAATCAAAATTATCCAAGCTCTCAGGTGTTAGCCTTCGTTCAATTCAAATGTATGAGCAACGCAATAAAGATATAAACAAAGCAAGTCTTGAAACAGCTTACCGCCTTGCTAAAGTCTTCGGCTGTGAGGTAGAGGATTTGATTGAGAGATAAATAAGCCCTCCGGGTATTCGGAGGGCTATTAAAGTAAAACCATATTTAGCGGAGTTTACTTCTTTTTATACCCTACAGCAAAGCGGGTAAGCCTGCCTGTTGCAAAGGTTATGGTTTTTGTTTTAGAGCTATAAACTGCCTTTGATACTTTTTTAACATTACCCTTTTTGTCAATGTAATATATGAGTAAATTTTCAGTTTTTTCTGATTTGCCAAGCTTGTAAGGGATGGATACTGTCACATATCCCTTACCGAGATTGGTTATTTTTGTGCCGTATTTTCCTGAAATACTGATATCATATACAGGGTGGCTGCCTATAAGCTTCTTTGTCTTAGAGGAAAGTCCTACGGTATTATTGCCTGTTACCTTTATATTTATATCTTCCTCTGTCTGCTTGCTAATCGCTTTAATTGCCTTTGCTTCAAAGCTAAGCCTTACCTTGTTGCCGATAATGTTAAGCGCTTTAACACCTGATTTAACAATGTCACTAAGGTCAGACTTTGAAAAAGAAGCAACCTTTTTTGAGATGCTTATAACATCAGTGCCTTCGGTAGAAGAGGCTGTATTGTCCTTGCTTTCTACTTCTTTTACGCTTGTATCATCAGGCTTAGAGGTCTCAACTTTCTTGCTATCAGCCTCGGTATCAGCACCACCGGTAAAGCCGCCACCACCTGCAAAGCCGCCACCTGCAAAGCCGCCACCTGCAAAGCCACCACCGGCAAAGCCACCACCGGCAAAGCCACCGCCACTAGAAGAATCGCCACCGGCAAAGCCGCCACCTACAAAGCCACCGCCACTAGAAGAATCGCCCCCAGCGAAGCCGCCACCGGAAGAGCCTCCAACCTCACCGGCAGAGGAGCCGCCCACTGAACCATTATTTTCGCCTGTAGGACTGCCTGTACCGGCATTTACACCGGGTCTAAATATAGGAGTGTAAGGTCTTTGTACATCCGTGTTTGCAGGGCCTGCATTTACGGTCACTGTGACCTCGCCTGAGGCCAGGTTCAGGCCACTAGCCTTATATCTTACCTTGTATTCTCCGCTTGAAAGTCCTGTAACTTCTTTTCCGGGACTTGCCAGCCAAGTGCTGCCGCCACTCTTTTGGTATTCCATCTGACGGTTTAGATAGAGGATTTTACCGTCATTGTTATTTGTGCTGCAGTTAACTGCTCTTAGATTTATAGGCTCTCTGGTATTGATGGGACGAATAAACTGGGGCTCTGAATCCAGTCTGCCATCCACTGTGCTTTTTCTAACGATAGCTATGGGAGTCTTATAAATTGTTGTAACATTAACAGGAGAAGTGGAGGTTATATCGTGCCAGATACCGTCTCCCACACTGTATTTAAGCCCGGGCTCTACACCTACAAGCCTGCCCTCCTTAAGCCCTGTAGCTTCAAAGCCAACATCGGGTGTAGCCTCCTTAGCTACGCTTATATGAACAGTCTTTTCGCTGTTTGAGATGTTATATCCTCTTTTACTTACTGATACAGTAAGGTCAGTATCATTTCTTGATAAAAGCTCCCCTAATTTAAGCTCGTAAATGCCTGCTCCTGTTTTTTTGATATCTGTAATATGGGCGTCACCAATTTTTACATTGAAAGGGGTAAGCTCTCCTATATCTTCACTAAAAGTAAGCTCTAAGCCCGTAGTGGTACCACCCGCAGCATTTATAGGCCTGATTCCCGTAAGCTCGGCGTTTACTGAAGGAACCGCCTTTATAAAGCCTACATTAAAGCCGTAATGATGATAACTGCCACTTGTATTTTTAATATCATTTAACTCTTTTAAGGTCGCCTGGCTCCCTGCTATTCTCCTTATCGCACCATGAATCTCATAGTCAGGGACTGAGGCAGGTACAGCTATTTTTACCGTAGTATATGACTGATTTGTAGCATTAATCTGGTCTCTTATAATCTTATCGATATCATCCTTTGTCTCTGCAAATATGCCCTGCTTTTTGTAAGCGTAGTAGAGATATTTACTTCCATCTACCTCTGGTCCGCCTGCAAGAGAATACCCTGTTTCGTGGTCTCTTGATATCATATCAGTATTTATCAAAAAGTATTTATAGTTCTTGTCTTCTGCCCAAGGGGTATCGTCCCAGGTGAGGTCAATGTAGTACCACTCTCCATCAAGCTTCACCCTTACCCACTCGTGCAGCACAGGATTAGAGCCTTTGGTCATGGCTACTATTGTATGGCATTCAACATTCAGGTTATTAAGAATCATGGCAAGGGACTGGGCATAGCCCTGACACACTGCCTTTCCCTCAATCAAAGCGCCGTAGGCAAAGCTTCTGATATGAGGATTGGAATACTCTATGTGGTCTATGAGATAGTCGTGGACAGCCATTACCTTGTCTACATCGCTCAAATGCCTGAACTTATCAGCTATTTCAACTACTTTTTTGGAAAGAGCGGTTTCTCCTGCCTGATTTACCACTACAACACATCTGTAAAGGGCATCTCCATACTTTGCCCAATACTCGGTGGTTCCAGCCTTTTTGGCGGTCACAAGTCCGTCACTTGTTATAGAGCAGGCACCATCCTGGAGATTGTAGCTTTCGGCAGTAAATAGCTCATCATAAGGAATCCTTGTCTTTACAAACCATTCCACACCGTGTACTGCTTCACCGTTTGTTCTTTTAAGCTCAAGCTTAAAGGTATCGCCCACATCTAGGGTGATTTCATGCTCATTTATAAGGATATCCTCGTCCTCAGCCTGAGTATAAGCCCATAGACTGCATATTTTCTCGTGAAGAGTCTGAAGCTTGCTGTCTGAGAGAGAGGCGAGAGCATTTCTATAATTATTATTATGACCGGAGGTAGCTGCATAAGCCGGGTAAGTGCCGGTCTGTATAAGCAATCCTGTTGCAAGTAAACCACAGCAAATTCCTCTTGCTGAGAGAGTAAATAATTTCTGGTTCTTATTATTTAACATTTTTCCGTCCTTCCTTCAATGACTATCTGTTAATAATGTCGGTTATATCGGCTGATTTGTTGAGTAGTGTATGACTTATAATACAAAGGGTTACATAAATGTATTTGCTAGAAAGACAAAAACTCAAAAAGTAACCAGTCAAACTATAGTGTATCACAGTTTTTCTCTTTTGTCATTAAAAAATGTAAATTTACAAAGGATCTCATATACATTTAGAGTCCATATCATTGAATTAAAAGCGTTGTTAGGTTAAAATAGTATACGATATTGAAAGTCATTGATTATTTTACATGATATGGAGGTATGATGGTGGATAAAATAAAGACAATAGAAAGTAAGAGTAAGACCAGAAACGGCATCAAGAGAATGAGCTTTATTGCTTTGTCAATTCTGTTTGAGATAGGACTTATACTGATGCTTATAAACTTTCTCTACATGGACTATGTGCTGGTAGAGATTATAATTAGAATTATTACCATACCTTTAGGCTTATATATATACAGTGGACATAAGACGGCTTCTATGAAAATGCCTTGGATACTGCTTATACTGGCTACTCATGTTGTGGGAGTAACCCTTTTCCTGCTTGTCGGCTTAAATGGCGGTACGAAGAAGATGAGAGAGCGTTATAAGAAGGTGGATGAGCAGATATTTCCACTTTTACCTGAGAATAGGCATGTATTAGATAAACTTGAAGAGAGTGACCCCAATGCCTACGGTATTTCAGCTTACTTAAGTAAGTACTCGCACTATCCCGTATATGAAAATACTGATGTAACCTACTATGACAGGGCTGAAGATGGGCTTGAGGCACAGCTTGAGGCACTTAAACAGGCGGAGAAATTTATCTTTATGGAATACTTTGCCATACAGAATACAGTTGCCTGGGGAAGAATAGAAGAGATACTTGTGGAGAAGGCTGGGAAGGGCGTGGAAATCAGAGTGTATTACGATGATGTAGGCTCTGTGAGCTTTGTAAATAGAGACTTTGCAAAAAGGCTTAAGTCGCTTGGGATTAACTGCAGGGTGTTTAATCCGTTTATGCCCGGTATCAATGTGTTCTTAAATAACAGAGACCATAGAAAGATGACTATAGTAGATGGAAAGGTTGGATTTACGGGCGGTTATAACCTTGCAGATGAGTATTTCAACCTAACCCATCCTTATGGAATGTGGAAGGATACAGGAATAAGGCTTGAGGGAGATGCTGTTAAGTCTCTTACAATATCATTCTTAGAGATGTGGAATGCAGTAAAGCGCTCGGACAAGGATGATGTTGACATTGAAAAATACCTTCCAAGGACTGACTATGTGGCAAAGAGTAAGGCCTTTGTACAGCCTTATGCTGATATCCCGATAGACAAAGAACAGGTGGGAGAAAATGTATATATAAGCATGGCAAATAAGGCGGAGCAATACTGCTACTTTATGACTCCTTACCTGATAATTACAGATGAGATGAGCCAGGCAATTTCCCTTGCGGCCAAGCGTGGAGTGGATGTGAGGATAGTAACTCCCGGCATACCTGATAAAAAGCTGGTATATAAGGTAACCCGCTCTTTCTACAACGGTCTTGCAAGAAATGGAGTGAGGATATACGAGTGGACTCCGGGGTTTAGCCATGCGAAGATGAATGTGGTAGATGATAAAATGGCTGTCTGCGGCACTATAAACCTGGACTATAGAAGCCTTTACCATCATTTTGAAAATGCCTGCTTTATAGTAGATGAGGGTATCGCAACTGAAATGAGAGAGGACTTTGAGAAGACATTTAGGCAGTGCGGAGAGGTGACAGAAGAATACAGCACAGGTAAAAGATCGGTAATAAGGCTTGGACAGCTCTTCTTAAGGCTGTTTGCATCATTATTGTAGTGAAAGGAAGACCATGGAAAAACATAAGATTATAAAGATATTTTGGATAATACTCGGCTTTATTGGCTTTGGTATAGGTACGGTGGGAGTTGTAGTTCCCCTCTTACCTTCATTTCCGTTTTATATGTTAACTCTCTTTGCATTTGCAAAAAGCTCGGATAGGCTTCATCAGTGGTTTATATCAACCAATCTTTACAAGAAAAACCTTGAAAGCTTTGTAAAGAAAGAAGGAATGACAGTTAAAACCAAGATCAGGATTATTGTCAGCGTTACACTGGTAATGGGATTTGGCTTTATTATGATGAAAAATGTGCCTATTGGCAGGATAGTACTCGCTATAGTGTGGGTCTGCCATGTGGTTTACTTTATATTTGGGGTAAAGAACTACACCGAGGGGGAGAATCCACCCGGTATAGAGAGTGAGGGAGAGGAAAATGATTAAAAAGAGACTGATAGGACTATTGTCACACGCCGGGAAGCACATTATTTATCATATATTGTTGCAGATTCTGTCGTTAATTGCTCAGATAGTCCTTGTATTTACACTTGCCAATGTGCTTGAAGACGCTGTAGGAGGTGCACTTGACAGGAATGCTGTCCTTATAGCAATCATTACCTTTGTAGTAGTGTATATAATAAGAGTTACCTGTGAAGAGCTTGAAGCAAAGGAGTCCTACCTTGCAAGCGTAGATGTGAAGAGGATAATAAGGGAGAAAATCTATGACAAGCTCCTTAGACTTGGTGCAGGGTACAGGGAAAAGGTGTCTACCTCTCAGGTAGTTCAGCTTAGCTCAGAGGGAGTGGAGCAGCTTGAAACCTACTTTGGCAGGTACCTTCCACAGTTTGCCTACAGTATGTCAGCACCGCTTATTCTCTTTGTGGTGCTTGCCATCAAGGTAAACTTTGCAGTCAGCCTCGTACTCCTTCTTCTTGTACCACTCATTCCTGTTTCAATAGTGGCGGTTATGAAGATAGCAGGAAAGCTCTTTAAGAAATACTGGGGAGTGTATTCTGAGCTTGGAGATACATTTTTGGAGAATCTACAGGGACTTACCACCTCCAAAATATACAGGGCAGACGAGAGAAAAGCTGCAGAAATGGACGTGGAGGCATCTCATTTTAGGAAGATAACAATGAAGGTCCTTACCATGCAGCTAATCTCGACAACTGTTATGGATGTTATGGCTTATGGCGGGGCAGCAGTAGGTATGTTAGTAGGCATAGGGTATTTTCTTAAGGGAGAGATAAGCCTTGCAGGCATGCTTACGGTGATTCTCCTTGCATCAGAGTTCTTCCTTCCTCTTAGAATACTAGGTTCGTATTTCCATATAGCTATGAACGGGATGTCAGCTTCCGACAAGATATTTGAGCTTCTTGATACCGATGAGGGAGAGAAGGGAAGCGAAGAGTTAGATGAGGGCGTTCCTGTAATAAGCCTCTATGATGTGGGCTTTAGGTATGAAGAAGAAAGAAATATATTAAAAAAAGTAAACCTGCTCTTTCCTAAGGGAAGCTTTACATCCATTG
It contains:
- a CDS encoding transglutaminase domain-containing protein, which encodes MLNNKNQKLFTLSARGICCGLLATGLLIQTGTYPAYAATSGHNNNYRNALASLSDSKLQTLHEKICSLWAYTQAEDEDILINEHEITLDVGDTFKLELKRTNGEAVHGVEWFVKTRIPYDELFTAESYNLQDGACSITSDGLVTAKKAGTTEYWAKYGDALYRCVVVVNQAGETALSKKVVEIADKFRHLSDVDKVMAVHDYLIDHIEYSNPHIRSFAYGALIEGKAVCQGYAQSLAMILNNLNVECHTIVAMTKGSNPVLHEWVRVKLDGEWYYIDLTWDDTPWAEDKNYKYFLINTDMISRDHETGYSLAGGPEVDGSKYLYYAYKKQGIFAETKDDIDKIIRDQINATNQSYTTVKIAVPASVPDYEIHGAIRRIAGSQATLKELNDIKNTSGSYHHYGFNVGFIKAVPSVNAELTGIRPINAAGGTTTGLELTFSEDIGELTPFNVKIGDAHITDIKKTGAGIYELKLGELLSRNDTDLTVSVSKRGYNISNSEKTVHISVAKEATPDVGFEATGLKEGRLVGVEPGLKYSVGDGIWHDITSTSPVNVTTIYKTPIAIVRKSTVDGRLDSEPQFIRPINTREPINLRAVNCSTNNNDGKILYLNRQMEYQKSGGSTWLASPGKEVTGLSSGEYKVRYKASGLNLASGEVTVTVNAGPANTDVQRPYTPIFRPGVNAGTGSPTGENNGSVGGSSAGEVGGSSGGGFAGGDSSSGGGFVGGGFAGGDSSSGGGFAGGGFAGGGFAGGGFAGGGFAGGGGFTGGADTEADSKKVETSKPDDTSVKEVESKDNTASSTEGTDVISISKKVASFSKSDLSDIVKSGVKALNIIGNKVRLSFEAKAIKAISKQTEEDINIKVTGNNTVGLSSKTKKLIGSHPVYDISISGKYGTKITNLGKGYVTVSIPYKLGKSEKTENLLIYYIDKKGNVKKVSKAVYSSKTKTITFATGRLTRFAVGYKKK
- the cls gene encoding cardiolipin synthase; amino-acid sequence: MVDKIKTIESKSKTRNGIKRMSFIALSILFEIGLILMLINFLYMDYVLVEIIIRIITIPLGLYIYSGHKTASMKMPWILLILATHVVGVTLFLLVGLNGGTKKMRERYKKVDEQIFPLLPENRHVLDKLEESDPNAYGISAYLSKYSHYPVYENTDVTYYDRAEDGLEAQLEALKQAEKFIFMEYFAIQNTVAWGRIEEILVEKAGKGVEIRVYYDDVGSVSFVNRDFAKRLKSLGINCRVFNPFMPGINVFLNNRDHRKMTIVDGKVGFTGGYNLADEYFNLTHPYGMWKDTGIRLEGDAVKSLTISFLEMWNAVKRSDKDDVDIEKYLPRTDYVAKSKAFVQPYADIPIDKEQVGENVYISMANKAEQYCYFMTPYLIITDEMSQAISLAAKRGVDVRIVTPGIPDKKLVYKVTRSFYNGLARNGVRIYEWTPGFSHAKMNVVDDKMAVCGTINLDYRSLYHHFENACFIVDEGIATEMREDFEKTFRQCGEVTEEYSTGKRSVIRLGQLFLRLFASLL
- a CDS encoding YbaN family protein; amino-acid sequence: MEKHKIIKIFWIILGFIGFGIGTVGVVVPLLPSFPFYMLTLFAFAKSSDRLHQWFISTNLYKKNLESFVKKEGMTVKTKIRIIVSVTLVMGFGFIMMKNVPIGRIVLAIVWVCHVVYFIFGVKNYTEGENPPGIESEGEEND
- a CDS encoding metal ABC transporter permease; the protein is MIESLISYFAISYESYFVLLTTAAACAVLSPFLVLRKLSMVSDAISHSVLLGIVIAFFIVKDVGSPFLIVGAAIFGVITVFAVELLSGTGLVKNDDAVGIVFPMFFALAVVLITKFARNVHLDTDVVLMGEVIIAPLNRIEFMGIDLSKAFVQMGILLVVNLLFVIIFFKELKVTTFDRGFAKLAGFSSGTLFYALMTLSSLTAVTAFDAVGAILVVSFLITPGAAAYLVSKDLKVMITISVGYAVINSSIGYVLSLLMNVSMSGMTAAVAGVTFLLTFLFNREGLITAIFIRLKRKSELKSELFLTHIGNHSGKKEEREELGLDSIRDHLKWKQAEVDKTAGRLINNGLIRIDTDKNIYDLTERGREKFVEIGE
- a CDS encoding DUF3990 domain-containing protein, coding for MEDYITIFHGSEKIIEHPIWGEGRKNNDFGIGFYCTESLELAKEWAVSSLRDGFANKYTLDTKYLNILNLNSSAYTILNWIAVLVEHRLFSITTPVARKAKSYLVEKFGVNVNAFDIIRGYRADDSYFDYAESFINNAISVEQLAQAMKLGKLGEQIVIKSKYAFTKLKYKGFEVAEQGKYYVHRKSRNDEANRQYFEMLDKESDGLYIQDIIRGGITNDNPCIPRNISE
- a CDS encoding helix-turn-helix transcriptional regulator, with the translated sequence MTIHAYQEIYLSKAQSVLGTAFDYAVNDCGILGDDFVKLFATSSVSRHIENGEASSIVGKSGIEIVREIVFETKGEILEVEAKESYGRSEEYWIGWVVAYYQWYTNRKFSEILRAVSFEDLQRMYHTLHEADITKSAEIIDERVKSFFPETNLKRFRKTYGCSQSKLSKLSGVSLRSIQMYEQRNKDINKASLETAYRLAKVFGCEVEDLIER
- a CDS encoding metal ABC transporter ATP-binding protein; translated protein: MEEVIVKVEDLTIAYHDKPVLKDCDIDIMAGSITAVIGPNGAGKSTLIKGILGLQNKLAGEILILGEPIKKVQKKIAYIPQTSEVNWDFPTTVMDVVLMGRYVHLGWFRHPGREDRKKAEAALKRIGMYDYRDRQISKLSGGQRQRVFIARLIAQEADIYFMDEPLAGIDKVTEKVIIDFIKEEQKKGKTAVIVHHDLATIREYFDHVVIINKKVVATGRVSEAFTNENLEKAMMKNA
- a CDS encoding metal ABC transporter permease — translated: MLNMDILTSYSFIIVGSGTFLLAAIAGAVGCITVLKGQSLIGDAIGHAAFPGIILSFMLFMQREPVLLTLGAVASGATAFMLIQVIKENSKLKLDAILAVVLSSFFGVGMVLKSYIQGNSNYKDAAQSGLSSYIFGQAAYIMKDDVKLIVYIGVPTLLLLVLFYKEIKLFLFDEIYAKTIGIRTVLLYGIILIMTMGIIAAGLKLVGAILISSLLIIPAITALQWSEKFSRVLIIAGVVGGVSALIGTYISTAFNGMSTGATIILIMGSFAIISLVTGPHGMIKNLRMRRHGGND